A region of the Curtobacterium flaccumfaciens pv. betae genome:
GCCGAGTTCCGCCGGATGGTCGACCACGGCATCACCGACGACGAGCTCCGACGAGCCAAGGGCCAGATCGAGGGCGCGCTGACGCTCTCGCTCGAGGACTCCGACGCCCGCATGACCCGGCTCGGCCGTTCCGAGCTCGGCACCGGCGAGTACACCGACCTGTCGACGGCGCTCGAGCGTGTCGACGGTGTCACGACCGACGGCGTGCTCGAACTCGCGCGCGACCTGCTGACCCGGCCGACGATCACCTCGGTCGTCGGTGCCGTGCAGCAGGACGAACTCGCCGCGGCCATCGGGATCGGCAGCTGAGCACGGACATGTCGCACTACCTGTACCTCGTCCGGCACGGCGAACACCAGGACGCCGAACACGGCCTGCGGGACGGCAAGCTCTCCGAACGCGGCAAGCGTCAGGCGACCCTGATCGCGGACCGTCTCGGCGGCGTGCCCTTCGACGGCGTGTACCACTCGCCGCTCGAGGCCCCCAGTGAGACCGCCGCGTTCCTGTCGCAGCGGCTGCCGTCGATCCAGCCCGAGCCCTCGACCCTGCTGTTCGACTGCATCCCCTCGGGCCCGACCCCGGACATGCCGCACGCCTACCAGGGCTGGTACGGCGGCATCACCGAAGAGGAGATCGTCGCCGGGCAGGCCCAGATGGGCGACGCCGTGTCGGAGTGGTTCACCCCGGCGCGCGAGGACCGGCACGACCTGCTGATCACCCACAACGCCGTGATCGGCTGGTTCGTGCGTGAGGCGTTCCAGGCCCCCGAGTGGCGCTGGATGGGCACGAACGTCGCCCACACCGCGCTCACGATCATCCGGATCCGGTCGGCGAAGCCCGCCGAGGTCGTCACGCTGAACGACCTGGCCCACCTGCCGGTGGAGCTGCGCACGGGCCTGCCGGTCGACCAGCCCGTCTAGCGGCTGTCCGTCCGGTCCGCGGCGGCGGGGCGGACGGGAGGCCCGTGGCGGCTCAGACGATCGGCTTGCGGTACCAGGCGGTGGCGTTCGGGTTGTCGTTGAACGGCTCGACCCGCTGGTACCCGCGGCCGCGGTACATCGCGCCCGCCGCCACGAGCGAGTCGTTCGTGTCGAGGACGATGCTCGTCGCACCCAGGTCGGCCCCGGCCCGCTCGAGCAGGTC
Encoded here:
- a CDS encoding histidine phosphatase family protein is translated as MSHYLYLVRHGEHQDAEHGLRDGKLSERGKRQATLIADRLGGVPFDGVYHSPLEAPSETAAFLSQRLPSIQPEPSTLLFDCIPSGPTPDMPHAYQGWYGGITEEEIVAGQAQMGDAVSEWFTPAREDRHDLLITHNAVIGWFVREAFQAPEWRWMGTNVAHTALTIIRIRSAKPAEVVTLNDLAHLPVELRTGLPVDQPV